A single window of Haemorhous mexicanus isolate bHaeMex1 chromosome 28, bHaeMex1.pri, whole genome shotgun sequence DNA harbors:
- the LOC132339261 gene encoding feather keratin 1-like, translated as MSCYTRCQPCQPCGPTPLGSSCNEPCVRQCQDSTVFIQPSPVVVTLPGPILSSFPQNTAVGSSTSAAVGSILSSQGVPISSGGFGLSGLGSGLCGTRSLPC; from the coding sequence ATGTCCTGCTACAcccggtgccagccctgccagccctgtggccccaccccgctgggcagcagctgcaatgagccctgtgtcaggcagtgccaggactCCACTGTGTTCATCCAGCCCTCGCCCGTGgtggtgaccctgcctgggcccatcctcagctccttcccacagaacaccgccgtgggatcctccacctctgctgctgttggcagcatcctcagctctcagggagtgcccatcagctctgggggctttggCCTCTCTGGCCTGGGCAGTGGCCTCTGTGGCACGAGGAGCCTCCCCTGCtga
- the LOC132339245 gene encoding feather keratin 1-like — translation MSCYTRCQPCQPCGPTPLGSSCNEPCVRQCQDSTVFIQPSPVVVTLPGPILSSFPQNTAVGSSTSAAVGSILSSEGVPISSGGFGLSGLGSALCGTRSLPC, via the coding sequence ATGTCCTGCTACAcccggtgccagccctgccagccctgtggccccaccccactgggcagcagctgcaatgagccctgtgtcaggcagtgccaggactCCACCGTGTTCATCCAGCCCTCGCCCGTGgtggtgaccctgcctgggcccatcctcagctccttcccacagaacaccgccgtgggatcctccacctctgctgctgttggcagcatcctcagctctgagggagtgcccatcagctctgggggctttggCCTCtctggcctgggcagtgccctctGTGGCACGAGGAGCCTCCCCTGCTGA
- the LOC132339252 gene encoding feather keratin 1-like, which produces MSCYTRCQPCQPCGPTPLGSSCNEPCVRQCQDSTVIIEPSPVVVTLPGPILSSFPQNTAVGSSTSAAVGSILSSQGVPISSGGFGLSGLGSALCGTRSFPC; this is translated from the coding sequence ATGTCCTGCTACAcccgctgccagccctgccagccctgtggccccaccccgctgggcagcagctgcaatgagccctgtgtcaggcagtgccaggactCCACTGTCATCATCGAGCCCTCGCCCGTGgtggtgaccctgcctgggcccatcctcagctccttcccacagaacaccgccgtgggatcctccacctctgctgctgttggcagcatcctcagctctcagggagtgcccatcagctctgggggctttggCCTCtctggcctgggcagtgccctctGTGGCACGAGGAGCTTcccctgctga
- the LOC132339255 gene encoding feather keratin 1-like has product MSCYTRCQPCQPCGPTPLGSSCNEPCVRQCQDSTVIIEPSPVVVTLPGPILSSFPQNTAVGSSTSAAVGSILSSQGVPISSGGFGLSGLGSALCGTRSLPC; this is encoded by the coding sequence ATGTCCTGCTACAcccggtgccagccctgccagccctgtggccccaccccgctgggcagcagctgcaatgagccctgtgtcaggcagtgccaggactCCACTGTCATCATCGAGCCCTCGCCCGTGgtggtgaccctgcctgggcccatcctcagctccttcccacagaacaccgccgtgggatcctccacctctgctgctgttggcagcatcctcagctctcagggagtgcccatcagctctgggggctttggCCTCtctggcctgggcagtgccctctGTGGCACGAGGAGCCTcccctgctga
- the LOC132339056 gene encoding feather keratin 1-like yields the protein MSLLENYCPSAVTVGLGKGRSSIKAAPSPHSHIQSSCPHLIENKVHLQPQAMSCHIPCRPCQPCGPTPLGSSCNEPCVRQCQDSTVFIQPSPVVVTLPGPILSSFPQNTAVGSSTSAAVGSILSSQGVPISSGGFGLSGLGSALCGTRSLPC from the exons ATGAGTCTGTTGGAAAATTACTGCCCCAGTGCAGTGACTGTGGgcctggggaagggcaggagcagtATAAAAGCAGCACCTTCTCCTCACTCTCACATCCAGTCCTCTTGTCCCCATCTCATTGAGAACAAG gtgcacctgcagccccaagcCATGTCCTGCCACATCCCGTGccggccctgccagccctgtggccccaccccgctgggcagcagctgcaatgagccctgtgtcaggcagtgccaggactCCACTGTGTTCATCCAGCCCTCGCCAGTGgtggtgaccctgcctgggcccatcctcagctccttcccacagaacaccgccgtgggatcctccacctctgctgctgttggcagcatcctcagctctcagggagtgcccatcagctctgggggctttggCCTCtctggcctgggcagtgccctctGTGGCACGAGGAGCCTCCCCTGCtga